The following proteins are co-located in the Micromonospora viridifaciens genome:
- a CDS encoding ABC transporter ATP-binding protein, with amino-acid sequence MTTSTLTRPTATAVAVRARDVVRTYGRGDAAVRALDGATVSIPAGRFTAIMGPSGSGKSTLMHALAGLDSVDAGQILLGDTDLTSLDERARTLLRRDRIGFVFQSFNLVPTLTARENIVLPLTLAGRRPDPERLDRLVATLGLADRLRHRPGQLSGGQQQRVAVARALITRPEIVFADEPTGNLDSQAAEALLGFLRQAVDEFGQTIVMVTHDPHAAAYADRVVFLADGRIDGELDAPTVPAILSRMARLAAPAASGAN; translated from the coding sequence ATGACCACGAGCACCTTGACCCGCCCCACCGCCACCGCCGTCGCCGTGCGGGCCCGGGACGTCGTCCGCACCTACGGCCGCGGCGACGCCGCCGTCCGCGCCCTGGACGGCGCCACGGTGTCCATCCCGGCCGGCCGGTTCACCGCGATCATGGGCCCGTCCGGCTCCGGCAAGTCCACCCTCATGCACGCGCTGGCCGGCCTGGACAGCGTCGACGCCGGGCAGATCCTGCTCGGCGACACCGACCTCACCAGCCTGGACGAGCGGGCGCGCACGCTGCTGCGGCGGGACCGGATCGGCTTCGTCTTCCAGAGTTTCAACCTGGTGCCGACCCTGACCGCGCGGGAGAACATCGTCCTGCCGCTCACCCTGGCCGGCCGCCGGCCCGACCCCGAGCGGCTGGACCGGCTGGTCGCCACCCTCGGCCTGGCCGACCGGCTACGGCACCGGCCCGGGCAACTCTCCGGCGGCCAGCAGCAGCGGGTCGCGGTGGCCCGCGCCCTGATCACCCGACCGGAGATCGTCTTCGCCGACGAACCGACCGGAAACCTCGACTCGCAGGCCGCGGAGGCGCTGCTCGGCTTCCTGCGGCAGGCCGTCGACGAGTTCGGGCAGACCATCGTGATGGTCACCCACGACCCGCACGCCGCCGCGTACGCCGACCGGGTGGTGTTCCTCGCCGACGGCCGGATCGACGGCGAACTCGACGCACCGACCGTACCGGCCATCCTGTCCCGCATGGCGCGCCTGGCCGCGCCCGCAGCCAGCGGAGCGAACTGA
- a CDS encoding heavy-metal-associated domain-containing protein, with translation MVERKGPTAPARVTVVVLPPGMCRRCVRAVSRRVSDLPGVVSLEFDVDAGVLRVGGEVDPAALGRAGLTLCPDSPNCRRAESGADCRRCR, from the coding sequence ATGGTGGAACGGAAGGGACCCACGGCACCGGCACGGGTGACGGTCGTGGTGCTGCCGCCCGGGATGTGCCGGCGCTGCGTACGCGCGGTCAGCCGGCGGGTGAGTGACCTGCCCGGGGTGGTGTCGCTGGAGTTCGACGTCGACGCCGGCGTGCTGCGGGTGGGTGGCGAGGTGGATCCGGCCGCCCTGGGCCGGGCCGGCCTGACGCTCTGCCCCGACAGCCCGAACTGCCGCCGTGCGGAGAGCGGCGCGGACTGCCGCCGTTGCCGGTAG